Proteins encoded together in one Salvelinus namaycush isolate Seneca chromosome 26, SaNama_1.0, whole genome shotgun sequence window:
- the cfap298 gene encoding cilia- and flagella-associated protein 298 — protein MVQLHVKRGDESQFLFSTSVDVPLETLTQQVTAIYNTRLKVDRICSEFPELVDHGVTLPPNMQGLTDEQIVDLKLKDEWEERCVPSGGPEFNKDEIGRRNGHAPNQKMKEVLRNTMEEAKAVISKKQAVAGVCVTMETVKEALDQLRGAVMIVYPMGLPPHDPIRMELEDQEDLSGTQASLQVIPVEEAQLWWAAKELHRGKKLQDYIGKNDKTKIVVKIQKRGQGAPAREPVVTEEQQKQMMMHHYKRQQEVKMLDEVEDDSHLHSDWSDRQALKRQFQGLSNIKWGPR, from the exons ATGGTGCAGCTGCACGTGAAACGTGGTGACGAGAGCCAATTCCTGTTCAGCACGTCAGTCGACGTCCCGTTGGAAACCCTGACCCAGCAGGTCACAGCCATCTACAACACCAGGCTCAAAGTAGACAGGATATGCTCAG AGTTCCCAGAGCTGGTGGACCACGGGGTGACGCTGCCCCCCAACATGCAGGGTCTGACGGATGAACAGATTGTTGACCTGAAGCTAAAGGACGAGTGGGAGGAGAGGTGTGTCCCCAGCGGAGGACCTGAATTCAACAAGGATGAGATCGGAAGGAGGAACGGACACG ctcctaACCAGAAGATGAAGGAGGTGCTGAGGAACACCATGGAGGAGGCCAAGGCAGTCATCTCTAAG AAACAGGcggtggctggtgtgtgtgttaccatggAGACGGTGAAGGAGGCGCTGGACCAGCTGAGGGGCGCGGTGATGATCGTTTACCCCATGGGCTTGCCGCCACACGACCCAATCAGGATGGAGCTGGAGGACCAGGAGGACCTATCAGGAACACAG GCATCTCTCCAGGTGATTCCAGTGGAGGAGGCTCAGCTGTGGTGGGCTGCTAAGGAGTTGCATAGAGGCAAGAAACTACAGGATTACATCGGCAAGAACGACAAAACCAAGATCGTAGTCAAAATACAGAAG AGGGGCCAGGGGGCACCAGCCAGAGAACCTGTGGTGACAGAGGAGCAACAGAAACAGATGATGATGCACCACTACAAGAGACAACAGGAAGTCAag ATGCTGGACGAGGTGGAAGATGACAGTCACCTCCACTCAGACTGGTCAGACAGACAGGCCTTAAAGAGACAGTTCCAGGGCCTCAGCAACATCAAGTGGGGTCCCAGATAG